From Thermosipho affectus, a single genomic window includes:
- a CDS encoding DUF503 domain-containing protein yields the protein MPVSFLEIDIKLFGINSLKEKRSIVKRLLSEIRSKYNISAIELANQNSKEILTLGIAFVSLDKSSTFRTQESLIEYLERKYTVENVYKEVYD from the coding sequence ATGCCGGTAAGTTTTTTGGAAATTGATATAAAACTTTTTGGCATAAATTCTCTAAAGGAAAAGCGCTCTATTGTTAAAAGACTTCTTAGTGAAATAAGATCAAAGTATAATATTTCTGCAATTGAATTGGCTAATCAAAATTCAAAAGAAATTTTAACCTTAGGAATAGCATTTGTTAGTTTAGATAAGTCGTCTACCTTTAGAACTCAAGAGTCTCTGATAGAATATTTGGAGAGAAAATACACGGTTGAAAATGTTTACAAGGAGGTGTATGATTGA
- the hslV gene encoding ATP-dependent protease subunit HslV — MRWRSTTVVCVRKGDSVVMVSDGQVTYGSTIMKGNAKKVRKMGDGNVLAGFAGSVADAMALFDRFETKYREWGGNLLKAAVELAKDWRTDRVLRRLEALLLVADKKYTFIISGTGEVIQPEDDIASIGSGSPYAMAAGRALLRHTDLSAKEIALESIKIASEICIYTNNNFTVEEL, encoded by the coding sequence ATGAGGTGGAGATCTACAACGGTGGTATGTGTAAGAAAAGGTGATTCTGTAGTGATGGTATCAGATGGACAGGTTACGTATGGAAGTACTATAATGAAGGGAAATGCAAAGAAAGTGAGAAAAATGGGTGATGGAAATGTTTTAGCGGGATTTGCAGGATCAGTGGCGGATGCAATGGCACTTTTTGATAGATTTGAGACAAAGTATAGAGAATGGGGAGGAAATTTATTAAAAGCAGCAGTGGAACTTGCGAAGGACTGGAGAACTGATAGGGTGCTACGAAGATTAGAAGCTCTACTTTTAGTTGCTGATAAAAAATATACCTTTATAATTTCTGGTACAGGGGAGGTAATTCAACCAGAAGATGATATTGCTTCTATAGGTTCTGGTTCGCCTTATGCCATGGCTGCGGGAAGGGCTCTTTTAAGACATACGGATTTGTCAGCTAAGGAAATTGCGCTTGAGTCTATAAAAATTGCAAGTGAAATTTGTATCTATACAAATAATAATTTTACAGTCGAGGAGTTGTAA
- a CDS encoding L-threonylcarbamoyladenylate synthase, which yields METKVLKIESSVEINISYPCKVIRTGGLVAFPTETVYGLGASVFNEKAVDRIFEVKGRAKDNPLIVHVNSVDMLYKIGKVDEKYRTIIEDITPGPITFVVKKRMQLPDNVTAGLETVGIRIPAHPVAEKLCLCAGPIAAPSANLSGKPSPTDANAVIEDLYGRVECIIDAGETPFGIESTIIDLTGDRPVILRPGPVTIEKLEEIFGEIVVPDFVRDARAVTNPKAPGMKYRHYAPEKPVYIFGLSIREKIKKFVEKENGVILCPVDHKDFYPRDRVIVLGTLENPYTIAQNLFRILREFDKTKFNVAYVEKLEEKGILFSVMNRLKKAGMEVQL from the coding sequence GTGGAAACTAAAGTCTTAAAGATAGAATCATCGGTTGAAATAAACATTTCATATCCTTGTAAGGTGATTAGAACAGGAGGGTTAGTTGCCTTTCCAACTGAGACAGTCTATGGTTTGGGAGCAAGTGTTTTTAATGAAAAGGCAGTTGATAGAATTTTTGAAGTTAAGGGACGTGCAAAAGATAATCCTTTAATAGTTCATGTTAATTCTGTTGATATGTTGTATAAAATAGGAAAAGTAGACGAAAAATATAGGACTATAATTGAGGATATAACTCCTGGACCTATTACTTTTGTTGTAAAAAAAAGGATGCAGCTTCCAGATAATGTAACTGCTGGACTTGAAACAGTGGGAATTAGAATTCCCGCACATCCTGTTGCTGAGAAACTTTGTTTATGTGCTGGGCCAATTGCCGCACCTAGTGCAAACCTTTCGGGAAAACCCAGCCCTACCGATGCGAATGCCGTTATTGAGGATTTATACGGGAGAGTAGAATGTATAATTGATGCAGGAGAAACACCATTTGGAATTGAATCAACGATAATAGATCTTACTGGGGATAGACCTGTGATTTTGAGACCTGGGCCTGTTACAATCGAAAAGTTAGAAGAGATTTTTGGAGAAATTGTTGTACCTGATTTTGTTAGAGATGCAAGGGCTGTTACAAACCCGAAGGCTCCTGGTATGAAGTATAGACATTATGCTCCTGAAAAGCCCGTTTATATTTTTGGTTTGAGTATTAGAGAAAAGATAAAAAAGTTTGTGGAGAAAGAAAATGGTGTTATTTTATGTCCAGTGGATCATAAAGATTTTTATCCACGTGATAGGGTAATTGTATTGGGAACCCTTGAAAATCCATACACGATAGCTCAAAATTTGTTTAGGATTTTGAGGGAATTTGATAAAACTAAATTTAATGTTGCATATGTTGAAAAACTTGAAGAAAAAGGAATATTATTTTCGGTGATGAATAGATTAAAGAAAGCCGGTATGGAGGTGCAGTTATGA
- a CDS encoding phospholipase D-like domain-containing protein: MKLGSLVLLLFTIVVLSVEVYFTEFCDLTDVVVNFVNNSRQFLYVSSFSIDKNEVIDAINKLYKKGVDVRVILEVPNAKLESPVLKDYESSLHHAKFMVNENGVLFGSANFTESGLVEGFNDMLFFDNYVIEFKKLFLKLWNEGVIISLDDFLVVGYDDVERILLKLMQGARKRIYLCVYAFTNPKILAMLKYKESKGVDVKIITDSWFERYALFDYPYRFIKIIKDRMLHHKFVIVDNYVFLGSANFTRNGLNRNYEICYISKTLAKKYLEVFNFLWRRKSGN, from the coding sequence ATGAAACTAGGTAGTTTGGTGCTTTTACTTTTCACCATTGTTGTCTTGTCAGTAGAAGTGTATTTTACTGAATTTTGTGATTTAACAGATGTAGTGGTTAATTTTGTAAACAATTCAAGGCAATTTTTGTACGTTTCATCGTTTAGTATAGATAAAAATGAAGTGATAGATGCAATAAACAAATTGTATAAAAAAGGTGTAGATGTAAGGGTGATTTTGGAAGTACCGAATGCAAAGTTAGAGAGTCCAGTGTTGAAAGATTATGAAAGTTCCTTGCACCATGCAAAGTTTATGGTAAATGAAAATGGAGTTTTGTTTGGTTCTGCAAATTTTACCGAAAGTGGCTTGGTTGAAGGATTTAACGATATGTTGTTTTTTGATAATTATGTTATTGAGTTTAAAAAATTATTTTTGAAACTTTGGAATGAAGGGGTTATAATTAGTTTAGATGATTTTTTGGTGGTAGGATACGATGATGTGGAAAGAATTTTGTTAAAATTAATGCAAGGTGCAAGAAAAAGGATATATTTGTGTGTATATGCGTTTACTAATCCAAAAATTTTGGCAATGTTGAAGTATAAAGAATCAAAAGGTGTGGATGTGAAAATAATTACAGATAGTTGGTTTGAAAGGTATGCACTTTTTGATTATCCGTACAGGTTTATAAAGATTATTAAAGATAGAATGTTGCATCATAAGTTTGTGATAGTGGATAATTACGTTTTTTTGGGTTCTGCAAATTTTACTAGAAATGGTTTAAATAGAAACTACGAAATATGTTATATTTCAAAAACTTTAGCTAAGAAGTATTTAGAAGTTTTTAACTTTTTGTGGAGGAGAAAAAGTGGAAACTAA
- the lepA gene encoding translation elongation factor 4, whose amino-acid sequence MKNVRNISIIAHIDHGKTTLSDRILELTGAVDERKMRDQFLDSMDIERERGITIKSHPLRVFYKSKKDGEVYEINIVDTPGHVDFTYEVDRSLAAVEGAILLVDASQGVQAQTVANAYKAVEHDLEIIPVINKIDLPNANIPETEQEIEDLIGIPSDEILKISAKEGIGVEEVLEAIIEKVPAPSGNRNGKLSALIFDAKYDKYRGVITYIRVFDGEVKKGDKIMTYSNKQVYEVVEVGVFTPEMTPIDKLEAGDVGYVIAGIKEVSLAKIGDTITNASDPVNTPLSGYKEVKPMVFAGMYPGVPEYYEELRKALEKLKLNDSALTFFPDHSPALGFGFRCGFLGLLHMDVVKERLEREFEMTVILTAPNVEYKVILKNGEELIINDPAKFPNESEIQEVYEPYVKLSIITPPEYLGKLMNLVQNEKRGTMISTENAGFERVVLNFEVPLSEIIFDFFDKMKALSRGYASMDYELIGYRKSELVKVTVLVNKEPVDALSIIAHKDKAYATARKLVDKLAELIPQHQFEIPIQAKAGGRIIARSTIKALRKDVLAKCYGGDVTRKMKLLQKQKEGKKRLREIGNVSIPQEAFLALLKVGKDETR is encoded by the coding sequence GTGAAAAACGTTAGAAACATAAGTATAATAGCACATATAGATCATGGAAAAACTACATTAAGTGATAGGATTTTAGAGCTCACCGGTGCTGTTGATGAGAGAAAGATGAGGGATCAATTTTTGGATAGTATGGATATAGAAAGGGAACGTGGGATAACAATAAAATCGCATCCTTTAAGGGTTTTCTACAAATCAAAGAAAGATGGAGAAGTTTACGAAATAAATATAGTGGATACTCCAGGACATGTGGATTTTACATATGAGGTTGATAGAAGTCTTGCAGCGGTTGAAGGAGCTATTTTGCTTGTTGATGCATCTCAAGGCGTGCAGGCCCAAACTGTGGCAAACGCTTACAAGGCGGTAGAGCACGATTTGGAAATAATCCCTGTTATTAATAAAATTGATCTGCCAAATGCGAATATTCCCGAAACAGAGCAAGAGATAGAAGATTTAATAGGTATTCCAAGTGATGAGATATTAAAGATAAGTGCAAAAGAAGGGATAGGTGTTGAAGAGGTTTTAGAAGCAATAATAGAGAAAGTACCTGCACCTTCTGGAAATCGTAATGGAAAACTTTCTGCACTTATATTTGATGCAAAGTATGATAAATACAGAGGGGTAATTACGTATATTAGAGTCTTTGATGGTGAAGTAAAAAAGGGTGATAAGATAATGACTTATTCAAACAAGCAAGTATACGAAGTTGTGGAAGTTGGAGTTTTTACCCCGGAAATGACTCCAATAGATAAGTTAGAAGCAGGAGATGTTGGATATGTTATTGCTGGTATAAAAGAGGTCTCACTTGCAAAGATAGGAGACACTATTACAAATGCAAGTGATCCTGTAAATACACCTCTTTCTGGATATAAAGAGGTAAAACCCATGGTTTTTGCCGGAATGTATCCAGGTGTTCCAGAGTACTATGAAGAACTGAGGAAAGCCCTCGAAAAGTTAAAATTAAACGATTCAGCCTTAACTTTTTTCCCAGATCATTCTCCGGCGTTGGGATTTGGGTTTAGGTGTGGTTTTTTGGGACTTTTGCATATGGATGTGGTAAAGGAAAGGTTGGAAAGAGAATTTGAAATGACGGTGATTTTGACTGCTCCAAATGTTGAGTATAAAGTAATTTTGAAAAACGGTGAAGAATTGATAATTAACGATCCTGCAAAGTTCCCAAATGAATCGGAAATTCAAGAGGTTTATGAACCATACGTAAAACTTTCTATAATTACGCCTCCTGAATATTTGGGGAAATTAATGAATCTAGTTCAAAATGAAAAAAGAGGTACTATGATAAGTACGGAGAATGCGGGGTTTGAGAGGGTGGTTTTAAATTTTGAGGTACCGCTATCGGAGATTATTTTCGACTTTTTTGATAAAATGAAGGCTTTAAGTAGAGGTTATGCATCAATGGATTATGAACTTATTGGGTATAGAAAGAGTGAACTTGTAAAGGTTACTGTTTTGGTGAATAAGGAACCTGTTGATGCTTTATCGATAATTGCTCATAAAGATAAAGCATATGCCACTGCAAGAAAATTAGTGGATAAACTTGCAGAGCTTATTCCTCAACATCAATTTGAGATTCCAATACAAGCTAAAGCGGGAGGAAGGATAATTGCTAGATCAACTATAAAGGCTTTGAGAAAAGATGTGCTTGCCAAGTGTTATGGTGGAGATGTAACAAGAAAAATGAAACTTTTGCAGAAACAAAAGGAAGGAAAGAAGAGATTAAGAGAGATTGGTAATGTTTCTATTCCGCAAGAGGCGTTCCTTGCACTTTTGAAGGTTGGGAAAGATGAAACTAGGTAG
- the murD gene encoding UDP-N-acetylmuramoyl-L-alanine--D-glutamate ligase produces the protein MKYSLMGFGISNREILKYLLKKGEEVFVSEGKKLSKSDRNFLIENKVPFEENVHTENILNCDKLIVSPGVHFDNVVIRKAMDLGIEVDTEISFCQKEFEKIGWHPFIIAVTGSVGKSTTVSMIYHVLNKYKRTLLAGNIGIPVAKLLNDNLMADYLVLEVSSFQLFWAKYFKPDVASILNIYPNHLNWHPNMEHYISSKFKIAKFQSERDYFVYNPNDKYILDNLYRVNAQKIPFEFSFKMEDLPVHLRYKQTVENVAAAKAIVETMGFKFQFEFLEDFEKLPHRMEYITEIDGVKFFNDSKATNAIAVIRAIENFDNNLHLIMAGIGKNEDYTFLSKIIKEKVKTVALVGPIADDLIPYFNGINYFRVNTISEALNKLVEIAQPGEVVMLSPGGASFDAFKNFEERGEYFKQLVMQLKEGKSEKR, from the coding sequence TTGAAATATTCGCTAATGGGATTTGGAATAAGTAACAGGGAAATTTTAAAGTATTTGCTTAAAAAAGGTGAGGAAGTTTTTGTAAGCGAAGGAAAAAAATTAAGCAAGTCCGATAGAAATTTTTTAATTGAAAATAAAGTGCCTTTTGAGGAAAATGTTCATACTGAGAATATATTAAATTGCGATAAATTAATAGTGAGCCCCGGTGTTCACTTTGATAATGTTGTAATAAGAAAGGCAATGGATTTGGGAATAGAGGTGGATACGGAGATCTCCTTTTGCCAAAAGGAATTTGAAAAAATAGGATGGCATCCATTTATTATAGCGGTAACGGGATCTGTTGGGAAGAGTACTACGGTTTCCATGATATACCATGTATTAAATAAATACAAGAGGACTCTGCTTGCTGGTAATATAGGTATACCTGTAGCTAAACTTTTAAATGATAATTTAATGGCAGATTATTTGGTTTTAGAAGTAAGTAGTTTTCAATTATTCTGGGCAAAGTATTTTAAGCCAGATGTTGCTTCTATATTGAATATATATCCAAATCATTTGAATTGGCATCCAAATATGGAGCATTACATTTCTTCAAAATTTAAGATTGCTAAGTTTCAAAGTGAAAGGGATTATTTTGTGTACAACCCAAATGATAAGTACATTTTAGATAATTTGTATAGGGTTAATGCGCAAAAAATTCCATTTGAGTTTAGTTTCAAAATGGAAGATTTGCCGGTACACCTTAGATATAAGCAGACAGTTGAAAATGTAGCTGCTGCAAAAGCTATAGTTGAAACTATGGGATTTAAATTTCAGTTTGAATTTTTGGAAGATTTTGAAAAATTACCGCATAGAATGGAATATATTACGGAAATAGATGGTGTGAAGTTTTTTAATGATTCTAAAGCAACTAATGCAATTGCCGTTATTAGGGCTATTGAGAATTTTGATAACAACTTGCACCTAATTATGGCAGGTATAGGCAAAAATGAAGATTACACTTTTCTTTCTAAAATAATAAAAGAAAAGGTGAAGACTGTTGCGCTTGTGGGCCCCATTGCCGATGATCTGATACCATATTTTAATGGAATAAACTATTTTAGGGTAAACACGATTAGTGAAGCGTTAAATAAATTGGTTGAAATTGCCCAACCAGGTGAAGTAGTTATGTTAAGTCCTGGCGGTGCAAGTTTTGATGCATTTAAAAATTTTGAGGAGCGAGGGGAATATTTTAAGCAACTTGTAATGCAGCTAAAGGAGGGAAAGAGTGAAAAACGTTAG
- the trmFO gene encoding methylenetetrahydrofolate--tRNA-(uracil(54)-C(5))-methyltransferase (FADH(2)-oxidizing) TrmFO, with product MVVNIVGGGLAGVEVAWKLLKKGIKVRIFEQKPKKFSPVHRSEYFAELVCSNSLKSESLKNAEGILKAEMRLLDSLVLECAYKNRVPAGKALAVDREAFSKCITDAITSFDNVEIIREEVEEIKINDEIWVVATGPTTDGIFANWLSNLTGGFLNFFDAVAPIISGESINFDKCFFADRYGQGTKDYVNCPMTKEEYERFYTELVNAQMIEMKDFDRKLLFERCQPIEEIAKSGEKSLIFGPLKPVGLIDPHTGKMPYAVIQLRREDENGNMYNLVGFQTRLKWKEQERVIKLIPGLENAEILRYGVMHRNTYIDSPKVLDEYLRHKKYENLFFAGQIVGVEGYVESAATGIYVGINISRFLEGKAPVKLPKKTMLGALLDYVITAKNLKPMYANFGLVDVKMRKKEKREKLHEFCLEQMRKFVNVLK from the coding sequence TTGGTGGTTAATATCGTAGGAGGAGGCCTTGCAGGAGTTGAAGTTGCGTGGAAGTTATTAAAAAAAGGTATAAAGGTTAGAATTTTTGAACAAAAACCGAAGAAATTTTCACCGGTTCATAGGAGTGAATATTTTGCGGAGTTAGTGTGTAGTAATTCCCTAAAATCAGAGAGTTTGAAGAATGCCGAAGGAATATTAAAGGCAGAAATGAGGTTATTGGATTCTTTGGTTTTAGAATGTGCGTATAAAAATAGGGTGCCTGCAGGTAAAGCCTTGGCTGTAGATAGGGAGGCATTTTCAAAATGTATAACTGATGCAATAACTTCATTTGATAACGTAGAGATAATTAGAGAAGAAGTGGAAGAAATAAAAATAAATGATGAAATATGGGTAGTTGCAACAGGTCCTACTACAGATGGAATTTTTGCAAATTGGCTTTCAAATTTAACAGGAGGTTTTCTAAATTTTTTTGACGCAGTTGCACCTATTATCTCTGGAGAGAGTATAAACTTTGACAAATGTTTTTTTGCAGATAGATATGGTCAAGGTACAAAGGATTATGTTAATTGTCCTATGACAAAAGAAGAATACGAAAGGTTTTATACAGAACTTGTTAATGCTCAAATGATTGAAATGAAGGATTTTGATAGAAAGTTATTATTCGAAAGATGCCAACCAATTGAAGAAATAGCAAAAAGTGGTGAAAAATCACTGATTTTTGGTCCATTAAAACCTGTGGGATTAATTGATCCGCATACTGGTAAAATGCCATATGCGGTTATACAACTTAGAAGAGAAGACGAAAATGGTAATATGTACAATTTGGTAGGATTTCAAACTAGACTAAAGTGGAAAGAACAAGAGAGGGTAATTAAATTGATTCCAGGTCTTGAAAATGCCGAAATATTGAGATATGGCGTAATGCATAGAAATACTTATATTGATTCACCAAAGGTTTTAGATGAGTATTTAAGACATAAAAAGTATGAGAATCTATTTTTTGCAGGACAGATTGTGGGGGTCGAAGGATATGTTGAATCTGCAGCAACGGGTATATATGTGGGAATAAATATTTCAAGATTTTTGGAAGGGAAAGCGCCGGTTAAGTTACCCAAAAAGACGATGCTAGGTGCCCTTTTAGATTATGTAATAACGGCAAAGAATTTAAAGCCCATGTATGCAAATTTTGGACTTGTTGATGTTAAGATGCGAAAAAAAGAAAAGAGGGAGAAATTACATGAGTTTTGCCTTGAACAAATGAGGAAGTTTGTAAATGTGTTAAAATAA
- the fmt gene encoding methionyl-tRNA formyltransferase, with product MRILFLGTPDFASTHLEYLIENDFNVVAVISQPDKPKGRGKKISFTPVKEIALKYNIPVFQPKSLSKEGLKIIEEFKPDVGVVVAYGKLLKPPFLDALEFFNVHASLLPKYRGAAPIQRALENGEKVTGITIFKIGEGMDNGPIALKGKVNIGNFETFGELYLKLLNVGKKLLVEFLKNYPLSLAPQEGEVSFAPKISKEDLVLDFSKHFCKVKDKIRAYDPLPGVRVDFNGNFVKLFGVVDCIKENTKEYGKVVAVDKEGALISCEGGYVKVKYIQFPGKKKMTFYDAKNGGLIKEGEYFGG from the coding sequence ATGAGGATCCTATTTTTAGGGACACCTGATTTTGCAAGCACTCATTTGGAATATCTAATTGAAAATGATTTTAATGTAGTTGCCGTAATTTCTCAACCTGATAAACCAAAGGGAAGAGGGAAGAAGATTTCCTTTACACCGGTAAAAGAAATAGCATTAAAGTACAATATCCCGGTTTTCCAACCAAAGAGTTTGAGTAAAGAAGGATTAAAAATTATAGAGGAATTTAAACCTGATGTAGGCGTAGTTGTTGCGTATGGTAAATTATTAAAACCTCCATTTTTAGATGCATTGGAGTTTTTTAATGTACATGCGTCTTTGCTCCCAAAATATAGGGGTGCTGCTCCTATACAAAGGGCTTTGGAAAACGGGGAAAAAGTTACTGGTATTACTATTTTCAAAATAGGAGAAGGTATGGATAATGGGCCCATAGCCCTTAAGGGAAAAGTGAATATTGGTAATTTTGAAACTTTTGGAGAATTGTATTTAAAACTTTTGAATGTGGGTAAGAAATTACTTGTAGAATTTTTAAAGAATTATCCACTAAGTCTTGCTCCTCAAGAAGGAGAAGTTTCATTTGCACCGAAGATATCAAAAGAGGATTTGGTGTTAGATTTTTCAAAACATTTTTGTAAGGTAAAAGATAAAATTCGTGCGTATGATCCCTTGCCTGGTGTAAGAGTGGATTTTAACGGTAACTTTGTAAAGTTATTTGGTGTTGTTGATTGTATAAAAGAAAATACTAAAGAGTATGGTAAGGTGGTTGCAGTAGACAAAGAAGGTGCTTTGATATCTTGTGAAGGTGGATATGTGAAGGTAAAGTATATACAATTTCCCGGGAAAAAAAAGATGACATTTTACGATGCAAAAAACGGTGGGTTAATTAAAGAAGGTGAATATTTTGGTGGTTAA
- the rsmA gene encoding 16S rRNA (adenine(1518)-N(6)/adenine(1519)-N(6))-dimethyltransferase RsmA, whose translation MKVSEYLREYNIKLLKSLGQNFLTNQKIAKEIVEKAEIDEKDVVLEIGPGAGALTEYLVLTGAKIIAVEVDKRLIPILKRFNKFDNIQIVFQDFLKFDLSILPKDFKVVANIPYSITGMILKKILFSRFSRAVLMVQKEVGERLLAPPRSDRSFLSVVVQNFTVAKKLLNVSKGNFIPQPKVDSVVLDLKRKKDFEYDIGEFWNFVSRCFEAKRKTLYNNLRKFTDVGCFSGFDLKRRPQELENEEFLELFERFKGCK comes from the coding sequence TTGAAAGTTTCAGAATATTTAAGGGAATACAACATTAAACTGTTAAAGAGTTTGGGACAGAATTTTTTGACAAATCAAAAAATAGCAAAAGAGATTGTTGAAAAAGCGGAAATTGATGAAAAAGATGTAGTTTTGGAAATTGGACCAGGGGCTGGGGCCTTAACAGAATATCTTGTTTTGACTGGTGCAAAGATTATTGCCGTTGAAGTAGATAAAAGATTGATACCAATTCTAAAAAGGTTTAATAAGTTTGATAATATTCAAATAGTTTTTCAAGATTTTTTAAAGTTTGATCTTTCAATTCTTCCGAAAGATTTTAAGGTTGTTGCAAATATACCTTATTCTATAACAGGTATGATTTTAAAAAAAATTTTGTTTTCTCGCTTTTCAAGGGCGGTGTTAATGGTGCAAAAGGAGGTAGGAGAACGTTTACTTGCACCACCAAGATCAGATAGAAGCTTTTTGTCTGTTGTTGTACAAAATTTTACCGTAGCAAAGAAATTACTGAATGTATCTAAAGGAAATTTTATACCGCAACCTAAAGTTGATAGTGTAGTTTTGGATTTAAAAAGAAAAAAAGACTTTGAATACGATATTGGGGAGTTTTGGAATTTTGTTTCAAGGTGTTTTGAAGCAAAAAGGAAGACTTTGTACAACAATTTAAGGAAATTTACTGATGTAGGGTGTTTTTCAGGATTTGATTTAAAAAGAAGGCCTCAAGAATTGGAAAACGAAGAATTTTTAGAGCTATTTGAAAGATTTAAAGGATGCAAATAG
- a CDS encoding 2-C-methyl-D-erythritol 2,4-cyclodiphosphate synthase, producing the protein MNFVKINKENYEECAKFIYNEKKDYFDYLFKMNAFEIIKKALLFSIPPFLMQNSLVCEENGEVLGVLLYAPKDAFRHRYEKWVKILGLKVLGTGMKLASVIGQILLNFTVDDVYIISLSGKDISIEYELLYNFINSHDYSRILVDVTENLLNKYKTMNFLEEKKINNRLIRMTKKSKMKHCSGLGWDTHPIVKGRQLILGGIKIDAGFGLNGHSDGDVIVHSIIDSLLGVSLKKDIGVLFPETKVPEGISSVYMLEKVLNAINQKGYFPENIDCVVITDFKLGSYRDEISKNLEKLVRCPVSLKFKTGNGVYPERNLNAITAICVSNIISI; encoded by the coding sequence ATGAATTTTGTTAAAATAAACAAAGAAAATTACGAGGAGTGTGCAAAATTCATATACAATGAAAAGAAAGATTATTTTGATTATTTATTTAAGATGAATGCCTTTGAGATAATTAAAAAGGCATTGCTTTTTTCTATACCGCCGTTTTTAATGCAAAATTCGTTAGTTTGTGAGGAAAATGGAGAAGTATTAGGTGTGTTGTTGTATGCACCTAAAGATGCGTTTAGGCATAGATATGAAAAGTGGGTTAAAATACTGGGGCTTAAAGTATTGGGGACAGGCATGAAACTTGCGTCTGTTATTGGACAGATACTTTTAAATTTTACCGTGGATGATGTGTATATAATTTCTCTTTCTGGAAAGGATATTTCGATTGAATATGAACTTTTGTATAATTTTATAAATTCGCATGATTACTCAAGAATTCTGGTGGATGTTACAGAAAACTTATTGAATAAGTATAAAACAATGAACTTTTTAGAGGAAAAGAAAATAAATAATCGGTTAATTCGTATGACTAAAAAGTCAAAGATGAAGCATTGTAGCGGATTGGGATGGGATACACATCCGATAGTGAAGGGAAGGCAGTTAATATTAGGTGGTATTAAGATAGATGCGGGATTTGGTTTAAATGGACATTCAGACGGAGATGTAATTGTACATAGTATAATTGATTCTTTGCTTGGAGTATCGTTGAAAAAGGATATAGGAGTGTTATTTCCTGAGACAAAAGTTCCAGAAGGGATAAGTAGTGTGTATATGCTAGAGAAGGTGTTAAATGCTATAAATCAAAAGGGTTATTTTCCCGAGAATATCGATTGTGTAGTTATAACGGATTTTAAACTAGGAAGTTATAGAGATGAAATATCAAAGAACTTGGAAAAACTTGTAAGGTGTCCTGTAAGTCTAAAGTTTAAAACGGGTAATGGAGTTTATCCAGAAAGAAATCTAAATGCTATAACTGCTATTTGTGTTAGTAACATAATTTCAATATAG